From the candidate division WOR-3 bacterium genome, the window CCGAGAACACGGTATTCTCCCTCGGGGTTAAAACTTGACGAGTTAATAACATAAGTCGTTTTCTGACTTTCTTCAGGCGTTCTAAAGGCGTTTTCAAAACCTCTCAATCCGGAAAGCGTCGCCCAGATTCCTTTCAGATTCTCCCCCTCGATTTTGTATAGAACCGCTCCTAAATCACTGTTGCTCTCGTCAGTGTAGGAGACGGCAAGATACTCTCCGCTCTTTATTCCCACGCCAATGTAGTATTCTTCGCCGCCAAAAAGCCAGTTGACTTCGTAAGCTCCGAAATGGTCTATTACCTCCAATTCTCCTTCGTATTCATTTTCTCCGTTCGTTCCCCATACCGAATAAACCCCTTCCAAACCTTCGCCTGTCAATGAGACGGTAAAAAATAAAAAAATCAAAGCGTAATACGCGATTCTCACTACTCCTCCTTCAATTAAAGTTCAATTCCAAACCACGACGCGATTGTAGCCAGGTTTTGATCCACGGCATAAGCGACGAATTCGATGTTATTTAAAAGATCAGCCTTCGTGACGGTATGATAAGGCATTTCAACCTGAAGGAAAAGGTATCCTTCCTCGGAAAGTCCCAGTTTAAGCTGGTTCATCTGGTAGTTGGCAAGAGTTACTTGCTTGAAAGCATCGGAAGGATAAGACGAAGGTATCTCAAAAAGAGGGGTCATCACCAACACCCATTCTTCTTCTACAGTGAGGATTCCGATATTAATCGTTCCTCCTAAACTCGAAGAATATGGAACAATCCAAGTATTGTCATCGGGTTTCTCGAAGAAAATACTGTCCTCTTCGAGCCAATCTGAAACAGGATGTGAAAGAGTCAGCATAAAAAATAAAGAAAAAACGGCATTCATCCGGAGGCCTCCCTGATAATTGACTTCAGTGCAGTGTATAACTATTTTCTTAGTAATCCATATTAAATCATATTTGTCAACCTGCAGGGCTTTTCTCAATTTAATGTTGACAATAACAGGAAAAAAAAATAGAATTTGCTTCTGGTGTTTTTGGGCGGTTAGCTCAGTTTGGTCAGAGCGCTTGCTTGACATGCAAGAGGTCACAGGTTCAAGTCCTGTATCGCCCACCAAAGTGTCCGTTTATTTTCATGGAAATTCAAGGAGATACCAATGAGGGCATACGAATTATTAAAAAAGGACGCATATACAGTACTCTGCGGGGATGAGCTCGTCGACCTCGACGAACAAATAAAAGATGCATGTGAAGCGCTTCCCTTCTCGGACGAAAGGTGCAGAAATGTATTTTGGCATTCTTCCGCTCACCTTCTCGCCCAGGCTGTTTTAAGGCTATTCCCGGGTACAAAACTCGGAGTCGGTCCGGCTGTAGAAGAAGGTTTTTATTATGATTTTATACCTCCAAAACCTTTCACACCCGAAGACCTGACCCAAATTGAAGACGAAATGAAAAAAATAATCTTAGAGGATTTGCCCATAAAAAAGACCGTTGTTTCAAAAGACGACATGGTCGAACTTCTGAAAAAACAAGGGCAGGATTTGAAAATTGAACTCGCCCAGGAATTTGATGAACCAATCAGCTACTACTCTCAGGGGGAATTCTTCGACATGTGCAGGGGTCCCCACTTGAGGTCTACAGGTGAAGTAGGTCATGTAAAAGTTTTAAGCGTTGCCGCCGCCTATTGGAAAGGCGACGAAAAGAATCCATCGATGCAGAGAGTTTACGCAATCGCTTTTCCCTCAAAAGAACTCCTCGAGGAACACCTGGAAAAATTGGAGCAGGCAAAACTCAGAGACCACAGAAAAATCGGCAAAAACATGAGTCTCTTCAGCATTGAAGAAGAAGGCGGCCAAGGGCTGATATACTGGCATGAAGCTGGGAGTATAATCAGAGAAGAAGTCGAAAACCTCTGGATCAACGAGCACAAAAGGCGCGGATACGGTTTCGTCAGAACCCCTCATATCGCCAGAGCAGACCTCTGGAGGCAATCCGGTCATTTGGATTATTACAGCGAGAATATGTTTTTCCTCGACGACAAAGAATTTGTTTTGAAACCGATGAACTGTCCTGAACACATACTGATTTTTAAAAGGAACAAAAAAAGTTACAGAGAACTGCCTTATAAAATTGCCGAACTCGGAACAGTCTACAGAAAAGAGAGATCGGGAGTGTTGCATGGAATGCTGCGGGTCAGAGGATTCACTCAGGACGACGCTCATATCTTCTGCACCGCGGATCAAATCGAACAGGAGATAACAGGTGTTCTTGACCTTGTTCTCGGCTGGATCGAGAGATTCCGATACGATAAGTACTCCATAGAGCTCAGCCTCCGGGACCCTCTAAATGCCGGTAAGTACGCCGGTGATGAAGAAAGTTGGGAAAGGGCTGAATCTTCCTTGAAATCCGCCCTTGAAAACAACAATCTTCAATACAAAGAAATGCCGGGGGAAGCAGTTTTTTACGGACCGAAAATTGACTTCAAACTTTACGACGCCATTGGCCGATCATGGCAAGGCTCGACCATACAACTTGACTTTAACCTCCCCAAGAGGTTCGACCTCGTCTACATTGATAAAGACGGACAAGACAAAACCGTAATCATGATTCACAGGGCAATTATGGGATCTCTAGAAAGATTTGTCGGCGGCCTGATCGAACACTATTCAGGCAGATTTCCTTTCTGGCTTGCTCCAGAGCAAGTCAGAATAATCCCCATAACCCAGGAACAACAAGAATCAGCTCAAAATCTTGCCAAATCTCTTCGAGAAAATGGAATCAGATGCTCTGTGGACGAAAGAAACGAAAAGTTAGGCCACAAAATCAGAGACGCGGAGACCGCCCATGTTTCTTTGATGGCTGTTTTAGGAAGAAAAGAAATGGAGTTAAGCCGGATTTCCATTAGGGAATCGCAGGGAAAAGAAATGGGCTTGATGTCTTACGAATCCTTGATAGAATTATGTATTAACCGTATAGACGAAGGAAGAAAGAAACTCAACAGATAAGGAGGTCATTATCACGTTTTCTCCCAAAGGTTATAAAAACGTTCAGGTCAATCATTCAATTAAAAGCCCAAGCGTCAGGGTAGTAGATGAAAACGGGAAATACATAGGAATATTAGACGTGAAGACAGCAGTGAATATGGCAGCCGAACGAGGTTACGATTTAGTTATGATTTCGGAATCTTCAACTCCCCCTGTGTGCAAGATAATCGACTTCGGTAAATTCAAATTCGACGAGAAAAAAAAGTTAAAGGAAGCTCAACACAAACAAACAACTATCAAGGTCAAAGAACTCCGAATGAAACCTGGAATAGACGAGCACGATTACAGAGTTAAACTTGAGAAAGCTAAATCTTTTTTAACTCAGGGAAAAGACGGAAAAAGCAGTAATTCACCTCTGTCCAACAAAAAAAACAAAGTAAAATTTATCGTCCGTTTGTACGGAAGGGAAATGGCTCACTCTGAACGGGGAATGGCTGTTTTAAACAAATTCATTGAAGACCTAGAGGATTTGGGTACCGTCGAACAAAATCCAATTCAGGAAGGCCGTTTCATCAGCATGGTAATAGCGCCTAAAAAAATGGAGGGCAAACAAAATGCCAAAAATTAAAACAAACAAATCAGCAGCAAAAAGATTTAAAAAGACAAAGAACGGTAAAATTAAGAGATGGCAGTCTTTCACGGGTCACTTGAAAACAGGCAAATCAGCGGGAAGAAGGAGAAAATTGAGATCTTCAACTCTCGTCTCCAAAGCCAATCTCGAAAAGACTAAAATGCTAATACCTTACGCTTGAGGAGGAAAAATGCCGCGAGCCACAAATAACCCCGCGTCAAAGGCGAGACATAAAAAAATTCTCGAACTCGCCAAAGGTTTTTACGGAGTAAGACATTCAAGGTTCAAATCTGCCAACCAAGCTGTTATGAGAGCAGGCATCAATGCTTACTCTGACAGAAAAAAGAAAAAAAGAGATTTCAGAAGGCTCTGGATTACGAGAATTTCAGCTTCCTGCCAAAACCAGGGTCTTTCTTACTCTAAATTCATGTTCGGGTTGAGCAAAGCCGGAATTCAAATAAACCGTAAAATGATTGCCGAAATCGCGGCTAAAGACAATGAAGCTTTCAGCGATCTGGTCAAAATCGCGCAAAAATCTCTTTCTTGATATCTCCATTTCGGCGCTGATAGCGTTTTTTGCCTTGGCGTCGCATTCTTGTTCAAGAGGAGAAACCGAAGATATTCTTTCGCAACCAGGCAACATAAATGATTGGGCGAAAGGGCAGTGGAGTGAATATGAAGTCCACAAAGGTGAGAAACAATTCACCATAAGGT encodes:
- the thrS gene encoding threonine--tRNA ligase codes for the protein MRAYELLKKDAYTVLCGDELVDLDEQIKDACEALPFSDERCRNVFWHSSAHLLAQAVLRLFPGTKLGVGPAVEEGFYYDFIPPKPFTPEDLTQIEDEMKKIILEDLPIKKTVVSKDDMVELLKKQGQDLKIELAQEFDEPISYYSQGEFFDMCRGPHLRSTGEVGHVKVLSVAAAYWKGDEKNPSMQRVYAIAFPSKELLEEHLEKLEQAKLRDHRKIGKNMSLFSIEEEGGQGLIYWHEAGSIIREEVENLWINEHKRRGYGFVRTPHIARADLWRQSGHLDYYSENMFFLDDKEFVLKPMNCPEHILIFKRNKKSYRELPYKIAELGTVYRKERSGVLHGMLRVRGFTQDDAHIFCTADQIEQEITGVLDLVLGWIERFRYDKYSIELSLRDPLNAGKYAGDEESWERAESSLKSALENNNLQYKEMPGEAVFYGPKIDFKLYDAIGRSWQGSTIQLDFNLPKRFDLVYIDKDGQDKTVIMIHRAIMGSLERFVGGLIEHYSGRFPFWLAPEQVRIIPITQEQQESAQNLAKSLRENGIRCSVDERNEKLGHKIRDAETAHVSLMAVLGRKEMELSRISIRESQGKEMGLMSYESLIELCINRIDEGRKKLNR
- the infC gene encoding translation initiation factor IF-3, encoding MTFSPKGYKNVQVNHSIKSPSVRVVDENGKYIGILDVKTAVNMAAERGYDLVMISESSTPPVCKIIDFGKFKFDEKKKLKEAQHKQTTIKVKELRMKPGIDEHDYRVKLEKAKSFLTQGKDGKSSNSPLSNKKNKVKFIVRLYGREMAHSERGMAVLNKFIEDLEDLGTVEQNPIQEGRFISMVIAPKKMEGKQNAKN
- the rpmI gene encoding 50S ribosomal protein L35 codes for the protein MPKIKTNKSAAKRFKKTKNGKIKRWQSFTGHLKTGKSAGRRRKLRSSTLVSKANLEKTKMLIPYA
- the rplT gene encoding 50S ribosomal protein L20 gives rise to the protein MPRATNNPASKARHKKILELAKGFYGVRHSRFKSANQAVMRAGINAYSDRKKKKRDFRRLWITRISASCQNQGLSYSKFMFGLSKAGIQINRKMIAEIAAKDNEAFSDLVKIAQKSLS